From the genome of Armatimonadota bacterium, one region includes:
- the murG gene encoding undecaprenyldiphospho-muramoylpentapeptide beta-N-acetylglucosaminyltransferase: MKIVLTGGGTGGHAYPAVSIGRAIRAESPACELLYIGSRGGMEQDMAEKAGIRFVGLTSRKMGRALSFGTFLTAASLARGFLEASAALRRFKPDLVIGTGGYVAAAVVMAQAMRRGKTLIHEQNVVPGRTNSMLARFVSRICVSFDQAAAHFPEGKSVVTGLPVRPEILDRPDRASARERLRLNPDRFTLLVFGGSQGARSLNRAVADALPRLRKLPIQVFHQAGTKNFHEALNVKKAAEWSGYHLHSYVDDMAAAYAAADMVVCRSGASTVCEVTIVGLPAVFVPYPFAITDEQRRNAHYVADRGGALVIEDSDLTGDALADCVERFLNSPDELAEMAEASRKLGRPDAAREVVRVAVELITAK, encoded by the coding sequence ATGAAGATAGTTCTTACCGGCGGAGGAACCGGCGGCCACGCCTATCCCGCGGTTAGCATCGGACGCGCGATCCGCGCCGAATCCCCCGCGTGCGAGCTGTTGTACATCGGGAGCCGGGGGGGCATGGAGCAGGACATGGCGGAGAAGGCCGGCATCCGTTTCGTCGGCCTCACGAGCCGCAAGATGGGCCGCGCCCTCTCGTTCGGGACGTTCCTGACGGCCGCCTCTCTCGCCAGAGGTTTCCTCGAGGCGTCGGCTGCCCTGCGCAGGTTCAAGCCCGACCTTGTGATCGGCACCGGGGGATATGTCGCCGCCGCCGTCGTGATGGCGCAGGCGATGAGGCGCGGCAAGACCCTGATCCACGAGCAGAACGTCGTGCCGGGCCGCACCAACTCGATGCTCGCGCGGTTCGTCTCCAGGATATGCGTGTCCTTCGATCAGGCCGCCGCGCATTTCCCCGAGGGGAAGTCGGTCGTCACCGGGCTGCCCGTCCGCCCCGAGATTCTCGACAGGCCGGACAGGGCGTCGGCGCGCGAGCGGCTCAGGCTGAACCCGGACCGCTTCACTCTGCTGGTTTTCGGCGGCAGCCAGGGCGCCAGGAGCCTGAACCGGGCGGTCGCGGACGCTCTGCCCCGGCTCAGGAAACTGCCGATACAGGTGTTTCATCAGGCCGGCACGAAGAACTTTCACGAGGCGCTGAACGTCAAGAAGGCCGCCGAATGGAGCGGCTACCACCTCCACTCCTATGTGGACGACATGGCGGCCGCCTATGCCGCCGCGGACATGGTGGTGTGCCGGTCGGGGGCGTCAACCGTATGCGAGGTGACGATCGTCGGTCTGCCGGCGGTCTTCGTTCCGTACCCGTTCGCCATCACCGACGAACAGCGCCGCAACGCGCACTACGTCGCCGATCGGGGCGGCGCCCTAGTCATCGAGGATTCGGACCTCACGGGCGACGCGCTCGCCGACTGCGTCGAACGGTTCCTGAACTCGCCGGATGAGCTTGCGGAGATGGCCGAAGCCTCGAGGAAACTCGGAAGGCCCGACGCGGCGCGCGAGGTCGTCCGGGTCGCCGTGGAACTGATAACCGCGAAATGA
- the ftsW gene encoding putative lipid II flippase FtsW, which produces MERKNRAPDIWLFVITVALLSIGVVMVMDASYARAGQAQFTGGDSYYYVKRQALFAAVGLLAMFVMQRVRFWRLKPFASGLLIISFVGLVAVLIPSIGHMANGARRWIVVGPVSFQPAEFAKLALALYLATLLTSRKYDIRDLWSGIAPALLPLCVIAVLIMLEPDMGTAIVTCATALVLIYVAGARPRHLAAILTAGFVAGVALIIKEPYRWERVEAWFNPFAFYHGSGYQVCRSLIAIGSGGPIGLGFCDGREKVFYLPAEHTDFIFAVLGEEAGLLGTLIVAGLFMLFAVRGFRIARRTKDKFGKFLAVGITGLIAGQALLNMYVVTSLAPATGVPLPFISYGGSSLVLNLMCVGILLGISQFPNGVDDEDSSYRRRNRRPRLSRG; this is translated from the coding sequence GTGGAACGGAAGAATCGCGCGCCCGACATCTGGCTCTTCGTCATCACCGTGGCGCTTCTGTCTATCGGGGTAGTCATGGTCATGGACGCCAGCTACGCCCGGGCGGGCCAGGCGCAGTTCACCGGCGGCGACAGCTACTACTATGTGAAGCGGCAGGCCCTTTTCGCGGCTGTCGGCCTGCTGGCGATGTTCGTCATGCAGAGGGTTCGCTTCTGGCGGCTGAAACCCTTCGCGTCGGGACTGCTCATCATCTCGTTCGTCGGGCTGGTCGCCGTGCTGATACCGAGCATCGGCCACATGGCAAACGGAGCGCGCCGATGGATCGTCGTCGGGCCGGTCAGCTTCCAGCCGGCGGAGTTTGCCAAGCTTGCCCTCGCGCTCTATCTGGCGACGCTCCTCACCAGCCGGAAGTACGACATACGGGATCTCTGGTCGGGGATCGCGCCCGCTCTCCTGCCGCTCTGTGTCATCGCGGTCCTGATAATGCTGGAGCCTGACATGGGTACGGCCATAGTGACTTGCGCGACGGCCCTGGTGCTGATCTACGTGGCGGGAGCCAGGCCCAGACACCTGGCGGCGATACTGACCGCCGGCTTCGTTGCGGGCGTCGCCCTCATCATAAAGGAGCCCTATCGCTGGGAGAGGGTAGAGGCCTGGTTCAACCCGTTCGCGTTCTATCACGGGAGCGGCTATCAGGTCTGCCGGTCGCTGATCGCCATCGGTTCGGGCGGTCCGATCGGCCTCGGCTTCTGCGACGGACGCGAGAAGGTATTCTACCTCCCGGCAGAGCACACCGATTTCATCTTCGCCGTGCTCGGAGAGGAAGCCGGACTGCTCGGGACGCTTATCGTGGCCGGCCTCTTCATGCTGTTCGCCGTGCGGGGATTCCGGATTGCGCGCCGGACGAAGGACAAGTTCGGGAAGTTCCTGGCGGTAGGTATCACCGGGCTCATCGCGGGTCAGGCGCTGTTAAATATGTATGTCGTGACGTCTCTTGCGCCCGCCACCGGGGTGCCTCTGCCTTTCATCAGCTACGGCGGGTCGTCGCTCGTGCTGAACCTCATGTGCGTCGGCATACTGCTTGGAATATCCCAGTTCCCGAATGGTGTAGACGATGAAGATAGTTCTTACCGGCGGAGGAACCGGCGGCCACGCCTATCCCGCGGTTAG
- the murD gene encoding UDP-N-acetylmuramoyl-L-alanine--D-glutamate ligase, which produces MALEKQTDFYGKRTHIIGMARSGLAAAEVLAALGAHVTMHDMKDAGALGDAMKTAHELGIRAQVGAEAYEGISTAEVVITSPGVPETCPGLITAKHHGVPVLSEIELAYRISPAPIIAITGTNGKTTTTALIGEIMKADGRHTYVAGNIVAGETRLPLVRAAFRASASDVIVAEISSFQLEWVTSFRPRVAVLLNVTEDHLDRHPDIRTYAATKARLFKFQQKADYAVLNADDPVVMQFAPGIKSRVMLFSGSREVGMGTFARGTEVWIRTAEGESFVCDTANMKLRGKHNLENVLAASAAAVAFGASRHAVQEAVDSILPPEHRLEPVAVLRGVEFLNNSMCTNVRAAVRSLEAIGRPAVVIAGGKDKGADYGPLGEAFVTYARHVVLIGKDAALIEKAARDAGFERLSRAESMQEAVQQAWEHAEPGDSIVLSPGCASFDMFNDFEHRGQVFKEVVASLLERVGV; this is translated from the coding sequence ATGGCGCTAGAAAAACAGACGGATTTCTACGGAAAGAGGACGCACATCATCGGAATGGCCCGCTCGGGGCTTGCCGCGGCCGAGGTGCTCGCCGCCCTCGGCGCTCACGTTACCATGCACGATATGAAGGACGCCGGAGCGCTCGGGGACGCGATGAAGACGGCGCACGAACTCGGCATCAGGGCGCAAGTCGGGGCGGAAGCATACGAGGGCATCTCCACGGCCGAAGTCGTCATCACCAGTCCCGGCGTGCCGGAAACCTGCCCCGGCCTGATCACCGCCAAGCATCACGGGGTCCCCGTGCTCTCTGAGATCGAGCTGGCATACCGCATCTCGCCCGCGCCGATCATCGCCATCACCGGCACCAACGGCAAGACCACGACCACCGCGCTCATCGGCGAGATAATGAAGGCCGACGGCAGGCACACCTACGTGGCGGGAAACATCGTCGCCGGCGAGACCCGGCTCCCGCTGGTGCGCGCCGCCTTCAGGGCGTCCGCCTCCGACGTCATCGTCGCCGAGATCAGCTCGTTCCAGCTCGAGTGGGTGACCTCCTTCCGCCCGAGGGTCGCCGTTCTTCTGAACGTGACCGAGGATCACCTCGACCGCCATCCCGACATAAGGACTTACGCCGCGACCAAGGCTCGCCTGTTCAAGTTCCAGCAGAAGGCCGACTACGCGGTTCTCAATGCCGACGACCCGGTCGTCATGCAGTTCGCGCCGGGAATCAAGAGCCGCGTGATGCTCTTCAGCGGCTCCCGCGAAGTCGGCATGGGTACATTCGCCCGGGGGACCGAGGTCTGGATCCGCACCGCCGAGGGTGAGTCTTTCGTGTGCGATACCGCCAACATGAAACTTCGAGGAAAGCACAACCTGGAGAACGTCCTCGCGGCGTCGGCGGCGGCCGTCGCTTTCGGCGCGAGCCGCCACGCCGTCCAGGAAGCGGTGGACTCCATCCTGCCGCCGGAGCACAGGCTGGAGCCGGTTGCCGTGCTTCGGGGCGTCGAGTTTCTCAACAACTCGATGTGCACCAACGTCCGGGCCGCCGTCAGGTCGCTGGAGGCGATCGGCAGGCCGGCCGTCGTGATAGCGGGCGGCAAGGACAAGGGCGCGGACTACGGGCCGCTGGGCGAAGCATTCGTCACCTACGCCCGGCACGTGGTGCTGATCGGCAAGGACGCCGCCCTGATCGAGAAGGCCGCGCGCGACGCGGGATTCGAGCGCCTCAGCCGCGCCGAGTCCATGCAGGAGGCGGTCCAGCAGGCGTGGGAACACGCGGAGCCGGGCGACTCGATAGTACTGTCCCCGGGATGCGCGAGTTTCGATATGTTCAATGACTTCGAGCACCGCGGGCAGGTTTTCAAAGAGGTCGTGGCCTCTCTGCTCGAGCGAGTGGGAGTGTAG
- a CDS encoding phospho-N-acetylmuramoyl-pentapeptide-transferase: MNKAAIAFLVGSAASLILGPAIIRLLAGLKVRQTISEDVPERHRAKQGTPTMGGFIILVGAAAGLASVRAGNGELTAVILLTLGMLLLGFLDDFLIAVRGKSLGLKARQKLLGQFVIAGLFMWWVYANRTSGTTVLHLGRESFWDLGWSYYPLAVLAVVWVSNAFNLADGLDGLVGGMSLILCLALGAILGCLPGTVDLAAFSWAIAGGCLGFLWYNTNPAKVFMGDTGSLALGAATSGVAVVAKMELIYLVLALVFVVEGVSVMLQVASFKLTGKRIFLMTPIHHHFEKAGWAEQKIVVRFWIVAGLLAVIVLYYVGVLNLWR, from the coding sequence ATGAATAAAGCCGCAATCGCATTCCTGGTCGGTTCGGCCGCGTCGCTGATCCTCGGGCCCGCGATCATACGCCTGCTGGCCGGGCTGAAGGTCCGCCAGACCATAAGCGAAGACGTGCCGGAACGCCACCGCGCCAAGCAGGGGACGCCCACGATGGGCGGGTTCATCATTCTCGTCGGCGCGGCGGCCGGACTCGCGTCGGTCCGGGCCGGCAACGGCGAGCTGACCGCGGTGATCCTGCTTACGCTCGGGATGCTGCTCCTCGGGTTCCTCGACGACTTCCTTATCGCCGTTCGGGGCAAGTCCCTCGGCCTCAAGGCCAGGCAGAAGCTGCTCGGCCAGTTTGTCATCGCCGGCCTGTTCATGTGGTGGGTCTACGCTAACCGCACAAGCGGCACCACCGTACTACATCTTGGGAGGGAGTCATTCTGGGACCTGGGGTGGTCGTACTATCCTCTCGCGGTCCTGGCCGTGGTGTGGGTGTCGAACGCCTTCAACCTCGCGGACGGTCTGGACGGCCTGGTGGGCGGCATGTCGCTGATTCTCTGTCTCGCCCTCGGCGCGATACTCGGATGTCTTCCCGGCACGGTTGACCTCGCGGCATTCTCGTGGGCGATAGCCGGAGGGTGCCTGGGCTTCCTCTGGTACAACACGAACCCGGCGAAGGTGTTCATGGGCGACACCGGCTCGCTCGCCCTCGGAGCGGCGACTTCGGGCGTCGCCGTCGTGGCGAAGATGGAACTGATCTACCTGGTGCTCGCGCTGGTGTTCGTCGTCGAGGGCGTCTCGGTGATGCTCCAGGTCGCTTCGTTCAAGCTCACCGGCAAGCGCATCTTCCTCATGACGCCGATTCATCATCACTTCGAGAAGGCCGGCTGGGCGGAGCAGAAGATCGTCGTCAGGTTCTGGATCGTCGCGGGACTGCTCGCGGTGATCGTGCTATACTATGTGGGGGTGCTCAACCTATGGCGCTAG
- a CDS encoding UDP-N-acetylmuramoyl-tripeptide--D-alanyl-D-alanine ligase, with the protein MEKLTLAEVVKAVQGRLVRGNADAEITGVSTDTRTLAPGDVFFALVGENADGHLYVSRALEAGAGALVVSDESAIPADVRAPVILVEDPLWALGDLAAFYRSRFDVRVVGVTGSVGKTTTKEMLGAILQRKWSVLKNEMNFNNEIGVPQTLFQLDRGHEVVVLEMAMRGIGEIRRLAQIARPEVGLITNVGLSHIERLGSQGAIADAKAELLQELPPDGLAVLNAEDGYFNLMTERFGGRVLSFGSCDDADVCASRILQASDGRCECVIRAEAGEIGVSLPVVGYYNVYNAIAAAAVAVGMGVELETIKDGLESYTQPSMRMELTRSRRGFTVLNDSYNASPSSMIAALKTLQALVGYKRTIAVLGDMLELGDYAPKAHWDVGAAAVRSGVVSLVAVGPLAAEIAAGAKDAGLPDAEAAWYPDSSAAASQIGSLVRKGDAVLVKGSRAMKMEQIVRALLDE; encoded by the coding sequence TTGGAGAAACTGACTCTGGCGGAAGTCGTGAAGGCCGTGCAAGGCCGCCTGGTCCGAGGAAATGCCGACGCGGAGATCACCGGCGTCAGCACGGACACGCGAACCCTCGCTCCCGGGGACGTCTTCTTCGCGCTCGTTGGCGAGAACGCCGACGGGCACCTGTACGTCTCCCGCGCGCTCGAGGCCGGGGCAGGCGCGCTGGTCGTCTCCGACGAATCCGCGATCCCCGCGGATGTCCGGGCGCCGGTCATCCTGGTCGAGGACCCACTCTGGGCGCTCGGCGACCTTGCCGCCTTCTACCGATCCAGGTTCGACGTGCGGGTCGTCGGTGTCACCGGCAGTGTCGGCAAGACCACTACCAAGGAGATGCTCGGCGCGATCCTCCAGCGCAAGTGGTCGGTGCTCAAGAACGAGATGAACTTCAACAACGAGATCGGCGTGCCGCAGACGCTGTTCCAGCTCGACCGCGGCCACGAGGTCGTCGTGCTCGAAATGGCGATGCGCGGCATCGGCGAGATCCGCCGCCTGGCCCAGATCGCCCGCCCGGAGGTCGGCCTGATCACGAACGTCGGCCTCTCCCACATCGAGAGGCTCGGCTCTCAGGGAGCGATCGCCGACGCCAAGGCGGAACTGCTTCAGGAGCTCCCGCCGGACGGGCTTGCGGTGCTGAACGCCGAGGACGGATACTTCAACCTGATGACCGAGCGCTTCGGCGGGCGGGTCCTCAGTTTCGGTTCGTGCGACGATGCCGACGTGTGCGCTTCCCGGATACTTCAGGCGTCCGACGGCCGATGCGAGTGCGTCATCCGCGCGGAGGCGGGGGAGATAGGGGTCTCCCTGCCCGTCGTCGGCTATTACAACGTCTACAACGCGATCGCCGCCGCGGCGGTGGCTGTCGGGATGGGCGTGGAGCTTGAGACCATCAAGGACGGGCTGGAGAGCTACACCCAGCCTTCGATGCGCATGGAGTTGACCAGGTCGCGGCGCGGATTCACCGTGCTGAACGATTCGTACAACGCCAGCCCCTCCTCGATGATCGCGGCACTCAAGACGCTTCAGGCTCTGGTCGGCTACAAGCGCACGATAGCGGTGCTGGGCGACATGCTGGAGCTCGGCGACTACGCCCCCAAAGCCCACTGGGACGTCGGCGCCGCCGCGGTCCGAAGCGGCGTGGTGAGTCTGGTGGCTGTCGGCCCGCTCGCGGCGGAGATAGCCGCCGGGGCGAAGGATGCCGGGCTTCCCGACGCCGAGGCGGCATGGTACCCGGACAGCTCGGCGGCGGCGTCTCAGATAGGTTCGCTGGTCAGGAAGGGCGACGCCGTCCTCGTGAAGGGATCCCGGGCGATGAAGATGGAACAGATTGTGAGGGCGCTGCTCGATGAATAA
- a CDS encoding UDP-N-acetylmuramoyl-L-alanyl-D-glutamate--2,6-diaminopimelate ligase: MLLSRLVQSLSPVPSPAAADPEISSIAYDSRRVLPGALFVCIRGGRFDGHEFIGQAVESGASALIVDSPARVPAGTSIPVLSVADARDALSALAAEFYGHPSRRLKLVGITGTNGKTTTTYLVESMLRRAGRRAGVIGTLGASIDGSSVDLDRTTPESVDLQAILSKMVERGIEAAAMEVSSHAVYMRRTVGCEFDVGVFTNLTQDHLDFHKSLDEYFETKLRFFRDYPKASDKPFVAVVNADDPYGPRVIEAARGTSLTYGVRGGADVRASGIHATPRGVEFRASCSLGECDVRMRLGGLFNVYNSLAAVGVGVVLGLGLDDIREGLEAVPAVAGRFESVDCGQDFAVIVDYAHTPDGLENVLRAAREIADGRLIVVFGCGGDRDRAKRPIMGRIASELADMCVVTSDNPRSEEPMAIIDEVLAGMERASAPAEVVPDRREAIGRALAAASAGDVVIIAGKGHETYQIFRDETIHFDDREVVRELLEKKA, translated from the coding sequence ATGTTGCTCAGCCGACTTGTTCAGTCGCTGTCGCCGGTCCCCTCTCCCGCGGCGGCCGACCCCGAGATAAGCTCGATAGCCTACGACTCCCGACGCGTCCTCCCCGGCGCGTTGTTTGTTTGCATCAGGGGCGGCAGATTCGACGGCCACGAGTTCATCGGCCAGGCGGTGGAGTCGGGCGCCTCGGCGCTGATCGTGGACTCCCCGGCGCGAGTTCCCGCGGGCACGAGCATTCCCGTTCTCTCCGTCGCCGACGCGCGCGACGCGCTCTCGGCTCTCGCGGCGGAGTTCTACGGGCATCCGTCCCGGCGGTTGAAGCTGGTCGGCATCACCGGCACCAACGGCAAGACGACTACGACCTACCTCGTCGAGAGCATGCTCCGCCGTGCCGGGCGCAGGGCGGGAGTCATCGGCACCCTCGGAGCCAGTATTGACGGCTCGTCCGTGGATCTGGACAGGACCACGCCGGAATCGGTTGACCTGCAGGCGATCCTCTCGAAGATGGTCGAGCGGGGCATCGAGGCCGCCGCGATGGAAGTCTCCTCCCACGCCGTCTACATGCGCCGTACCGTCGGCTGCGAGTTCGACGTCGGCGTCTTCACGAACCTCACCCAGGATCATCTCGATTTCCACAAGTCGCTCGACGAGTACTTCGAGACCAAACTCCGGTTCTTCCGCGATTACCCGAAGGCCTCCGACAAGCCGTTCGTCGCCGTCGTGAACGCCGATGATCCCTACGGCCCGAGGGTGATCGAGGCGGCGCGCGGCACGTCGCTGACGTACGGGGTCCGAGGCGGCGCCGACGTTCGGGCCTCCGGGATTCATGCGACTCCCCGCGGGGTCGAGTTCCGCGCGTCGTGTTCCCTGGGGGAGTGCGATGTCCGGATGCGTCTCGGAGGTCTCTTCAACGTCTACAACTCCCTTGCCGCCGTCGGGGTCGGCGTCGTTCTGGGGCTCGGCCTCGACGATATCAGGGAGGGCCTGGAGGCCGTTCCGGCGGTCGCCGGCCGGTTCGAGTCGGTGGACTGCGGGCAGGACTTCGCCGTGATCGTTGACTACGCGCACACGCCTGACGGCCTGGAGAACGTGCTACGCGCCGCAAGGGAGATCGCAGACGGCAGGCTGATCGTCGTTTTCGGCTGCGGAGGTGACAGGGACCGAGCGAAGCGGCCGATCATGGGGCGGATCGCTTCGGAACTCGCCGATATGTGCGTCGTCACCTCCGACAACCCGCGGTCCGAGGAACCGATGGCGATCATAGATGAAGTTCTTGCGGGGATGGAGCGGGCTTCGGCGCCTGCGGAGGTCGTGCCTGATCGGCGCGAGGCGATCGGTCGGGCGCTGGCCGCGGCCTCCGCGGGAGACGTCGTCATCATTGCGGGCAAGGGCCACGAAACGTATCAGATATTCAGGGACGAGACGATCCACTTCGACGATCGGGAAGTGGTCCGGGAACTGCTCGAGAAGAAAGCTTGA